A window of Excalfactoria chinensis isolate bCotChi1 chromosome Z, bCotChi1.hap2, whole genome shotgun sequence contains these coding sequences:
- the IL7R gene encoding interleukin-7 receptor subunit alpha — protein MLRMTRTSTVLSIFILFLHTTFGESGCTSADGDGTFGDDEPDNFDIDCFSQLEFKDSYSSLTCNFTELPPHNTNYTLIVCTKEDSRYPCFNMEKQEDVYFLQFTNILSNKDICVEYEIKRRVCKSLIVTDIVKPEVPFDINITYQKEANEYVIHYNTPHSRKKYLKDKLIHQIAYRQEGSTWKTIESPYLQIKLLGKNLKADALYEVKVRSQPNGDYFKGTWSEWSTSKSFRTTGEDSTESYSSVFIIILSIPGFILSVVMIVLILTFWESRIKPVVWPNLPDHKITLERLCKKPKNNFDISFNPESFGYVFIHEVDGIQAKAEQENFLQPPPTPETDIPPKFRSGSDLKQSPARTDKTSLNLSVNYGGIWSAEALHGFLGSSQSTDTADICSSGTYEVCHSSGVPLCDDGFHLPSAAPLDLPRQPGPEPQNVNLVPPNSELKSPSDEEAYVTMSSFYKNQ, from the exons GAACCTTTGGAGATGATGAACCTGATAATTTTGACATTGACTGTTTCAGCCAGCTGGAATTTAAGGATTCCTACAGCAGCCTGACCTGCAATTTTACAGAGCTGCCTCCTCACAACACTAACTATACCCTGATTGTGTG TACCAAGGAAGACAGCAGATATCCGTGTTTCAACATGGAGAAACAggaagatgtttattttttacagttCACCAATATACTCTCAAATAAAGACATTTGTGTGGAATATGAGATAAAGAGAAGGGTCTGCAAGAGTCTGATTGTAACTGACATTG TCAAGCCTGAGGTACCATTTGACATAAATATAACGTACCAAAAGGAGGCAAATGAATATGTCATTCATTATAATACACCACACTCACGGAAGAAATACTTAAAGGACAAATTAATACACCAGATAGCCTACCGGCAGGAAGGAAGCACTTGGAAG accatagaatcaccatACCTTCAGATAAAGTTACTGGGAAAAAACCTCAAAGCAGATGCATTGTATGAGGTGAAAGTACGTTCTCAGCCCAATGGAGATTACTTTAAGGGCACGTGGAGCGAGTGGAGCACTTCAAAGAGCTTCAGGACCACAGGAGAAGACTCCACAGAGAGCT ATAGCAGTGTGTTCATTATCATACTCTCCATCCCAGGCTTCATTCTGTCAGTTGTCATGATTGTCCTGATTCTAACATTTTGGGAAAGCAG GATCAAGCCTGTTGTGTGGCCAAACCTTCCTGATCATAAAATAACACTGGAGCGACTGTGTAAGAAGCCAAAAAAT AATTTTGATATAAGCTTTAACCCAGAGAGTTTTGGTTATGTTTTTATCCATGAAGTGGATGGCATTCAAGcaaaagctgaacaggaaaATTTTCTGCAGCCACCACCTACTCCAGAGACAGATATCCCACCAAAGTTTAGGAGTGGATCAGACCTGAAGCAAAGCCCTGCAAGAACTGACAAAACCAGCCTGAACCTGTCTGTGAATTATGGAGGAATCTGGTCTGCTGAGGCTCTTCATGGATTCCTTGGTAGCAGCCAGTCTACAGACACTGCTGACATCTGCAGCTCTGGCACGTACGAGGTGTGCCACAGCAGCGGGGTGCCTCTGTGTGACGATGGCTTTcaccttccttctgctgctcccttAGATCTTCCAAGACAACCTGGACCAGAGCCCCAGAATGTCAACCTGGTGCCACCTAACAGTGAACTGAAGTCACCAAGCGATGAAGAAGCCTATGTCACCATGTCTAGCTTTTACAAAAATCAGTAG